The Pseudopipra pipra isolate bDixPip1 chromosome 4, bDixPip1.hap1, whole genome shotgun sequence DNA segment AGAAGGGGCAAGCTGGACTACAGAAGCTGCTCTCTCTATATGGCTCAGTTACTCAGGAGTAATTCTGTTGCAGTCTCTACATCCCATGATTTTGAAGACAAGGCCACTATTACTGCATTCTgcaatgagaaaacaaaagcaataataTTTTCAGTGTGTGAACCTGCAGCTCTGAGAAGTGGAATGAAAAGTTCACAGATTAATCAGAACATGTTAGTTTACCATTTATTAAATTCCAACAAATAATTTATAGAAAAATTTTTTCAAAAAGGCAGAGGTAGCTCACAAGATTCACCAGTAACGTAGTATTTTACTCCaattcttaaaaataagtaGCAAAACAGAATGATTAGACCTACAAAAGGTCACGGAAGTAGCAAATCTGCTTTAGTATACTGATTATCTCTGCATTTATACACATATACTTGCCCTGCCCCTactgaaaaatactgaagtTATATATACTTACCCTATCAAAGCCCATAGCACAaaggttttctatttttttggtGTATTCTGGACTAGAAACTGGTGCTCCAGCATACACATGTGCCCAAAGTCGAGCTGTCTGTTTAAacatttctgggttttgtttgtacTACAcaaaagagagaggaggagaagggaaaagttAAATCAACTCAGCAATCCAAGCAAACGCAAGACGATATGAAAGACTGCAATCCATCATTCTTCCTACAGTATCTTCAACACTGTTTCGTACTGATCATCTTGCTATTTACCAAATAAATTTAGAGGTGAGGATTACACAAAGAGTAAACCTATCCAAGCATTTGATATAATGAGTTTGCCTTCAGGTTAAATGATGCACTATGGGTATTTCATGTGTACAATTAGGTACTGCTCTCAATTGCGGTGATCAAAAGTAAAGGATCTATATTTTGCACAGCTACTGAAAGTTTATATTCAGTGTGGCAGAGCACAAATTATCCCTGTGTTAACAATCTCCAGAACACAGGTACTGTATACTACTCTAATGCATTTCTTTAAtcacttaaaaatatatctgaCTTTATGCACTGAAAGTAGGTCTGCAGTTTTTAGTCAGGACTAACATTCTACTACCAGGCTTCTTCCCGAGAATAAGGATACTGATCCCACAGGTGACaaaagaaaggctgaaaaacAGGTGAGCAAAAACAGGGAGCTACAACTCTTCAGGCAAGCTATTatttaccagaaaaaaacccatgccAGTGTGTAAGTATGTTACTTTGCACCAATCTTGTGACTAACAAGTTTCCTAACAAACAACTGAATGGACTATATTGCAGAGAACTTTCTCCATGTGCCAAGAACTCAAAAGCCAAGAAAGTGGGTCATCTGTCATAAATTGTACTCAGAAAAGCTAAACGAGTTTCCCATTTTAGCAACCTTTGTATGCAATATCCAgttttttgtcttaaaaaaccTCTTCCTTTAAATCAGCACTTTAGCCCCACCTTTAgatatttaataaattttagCACTAAATAATAAGACAAGATAATACAAAGTATATTCTTCAAGTATTTAGATATCTGCATTTTAAGGACAGAAACATGGCTGACTATAATGCTTAAGTATTTCATTCATATATGAAAAAGTCTTTATAAAGCATGGTCAAATGCTGTGCATTTCATTTTGCCTCTCCTACAAAAACACACCAACTACACCACTTTGTGTGCCTTGCACACCTCCCTCTAGTTCTGATCCACATGATGTAATTTGTATATTTACTATCTGGTTATTAATAGCATTAAAACAAACATGGGAGGCAATCTGTTGTTGGAAATAACTCACTATTATAAATACAGTAGGCAGtaataaatttcttttgttgAAATGACTAGAAAAGAGGAAGGATTAAGTTTGGCATCAGTAGCATCCTGAAGTactatatttttctgttcttaaggGATCTTCCcccaattaattttttaaaaagtacttttgAGAACACTGCCAAACCTAGAAAGCAACTAGCTGAAGTGCAAAGGATTAGTCATAACTGCATTTTATTCAGAACGAGCTTTCAGTGTGCTATTAATAGAATTCCTTTACTTAGGTATCTATAAATAATCTAGCTTCTCACTGAATTGAGAAAAGCCTAACGGCAACTTCTCCTGATGTCTCTGTATCGGGAATCTGAGGCAGTTAATGTTGctgtactgaaaaaaaccagcagctaGTTGAGGTAGTTTTGACACCAGGCAGCTGGTGTctgaaaatgctgctgttgTGCAAGCAGTTCTTCCTGGGATTCAGCTCAAGAGCTTGCAGGACCACTGCCATTTACCTGGACAACACATAGTTTAGTAAATTAACAAGTGTAGAGGATAATTAATTCCttgtgaatttttgttttggaaaaagcAATCAACCTTAAAGTAAGAGACCCCAACACCAAATAAAACACGTGAAGGAAGTGGGAGTTTATCACCACACCTCTCAAAACCATTCTAATCACTTTCTACTTACATACACATGCCTCTAACTCAAGGCCAAATCCCAATGTAGTTTTCATGCAGGTATTTGCAGGAACAGGATAAACTGAATTCTCCCCACATCAGCCATCCCAGAGTCCCACTTGACACATCCCTACAAGCAGCTGAGGGGCAGGAAAACTGCTCTTTGGAATCTACAAAGTTTCATGAAGGTTTTTGCctgagaaaatactttttccagCTCAAGTGCTTCTACAAGACTGTTATGATTCCTGCAGTGTTATGATTCCTGCACAAAAGTCTACCATCAGGGCCAGAACAGGAAACactgtttttgttctttgtaaaaaaggaaaaagtggtTTTGTTTAATGAAGATAGAGTGTGACAGCAAGGGCACACATCTGGCAAGAAAAGCCGGCACAGGGACATGCATGGTGGCCTTGCTGGCCTTGGCAACACTTCTCCCTGGGCAGAGCAATTCAGTCTGACAGAACTATTCAGGGACATTTGATGAGAGCAGCCTTACTGCAGAACCACACAAGTGAGCCTTCTGTACTTACTACTGAGCATAGTGCTAGCAAACACTCTCCCCCACCCAGCAGTGCAGTGGGCTCCCTCTGATCTCCATGTTTCCCTTCAAACCCTGACAGATTTGAAAAACTGCTTATTTTACATGGAAGGAGTGCACACTTTGTCACCCTATCCTGAAGGGTCCTGACTTACAGAAGACACAGGTGAGACAGAAGGTTCTCCCAGCATCACCTTGCTTTGTTCCTCAGTTC contains these protein-coding regions:
- the UBE2K gene encoding ubiquitin-conjugating enzyme E2 K isoform X1 translates to MTLRTVLLSLQALLAAAEPDDPQDAVVANQYKQNPEMFKQTARLWAHVYAGAPVSSPEYTKKIENLCAMGFDRNAVIVALSSKSWDVETATELLLSN